The DNA region CTCCCTTGAACGATCCGCAATCGTGGGTAGCACCGCTGACCCGCCTTTCTGCCTCGCTTAGCCCACTCGTGATGACGCAAAAAAAACACTACGGCGAGGTCTTACATCCAACGCGCTGGTGGGGACGGATGCCGTTTTTGTTCTGGCTGGTGGCGCTGTTTGTGGGGTTTCTCGAACGTAAACGCGCCCGTCTGACGCCGGTGATGCGGGCGCTGCTGATGACGCGCGTGTCGCAGGTCTGCCACTGCGCATTCTGCGTGGATGCCAACAGCCTGCGCCTGGCAGAGCGCTGTGGCGCGATGGAAAAAGTGCTGGCGGTGGCGAACTGGCAGGCATCGTCGCTTTTTACGCCAGAAGAGCGCATTGCGCTGGCCTATGCTGACGCCGTGACCGCCACGCCGCCGCAGGTAGACGATGCCCTGAAAGCGCAAATGAAGCAGTATTTCAGCGATGACGTCATCAGTGAGATGACCGCGCTGCTGGCCTTCCAGAACCTCTCGGCGCGTTTCAACGCCGCGCTGGATATTCCCTCACAGGGGCTGTGCGACAGTCTCAAAGGAGTGCCGCGTGCTTGACAGGCATCTGCATCCGCGGCTTAAACCGCTGCTCCACCGCTGTGCGGGCGTGCTCGACAGGCCGGGGATTTCCCCGGACGGGCTGACGCTCGTTGGCTTTGCCCTCGGCGTGCTGGCGTTGCCGTTTCTGGCCCTGGGCTGGTATCTGGCCGCGCTGGTGGTGATTGTTCTGAACCGACTGCTGGATGGTCTTGACGGCGCGCTGGCGCGGCGCCGCGGACTCACCGACGCGGGCGGCTTTCTTGATATCGCACTCGATTTCTTGTTTTACGCGCTGGTGCCGTTTGGCTTCATTCTGGCCGATCCGCAACATAATGCGCTGGCGGGAAGCTGGCTGTTGTTTGCGTTTATCGGCACCGGCAGCAGTTTTCTCGCCTTCGCTGCGCTTGCCGCAAAGCACAATATTGATAACCCCGGCTACGCGCATAAGTCGTTTTACTATCTGGGCGGATTGACCGAGGGAACGGAAACGATCGCACTCTTTGTGCTCGGCTGCCTTTTCCCGACGT from Citrobacter amalonaticus Y19 includes:
- a CDS encoding carboxymuconolactone decarboxylase family protein, translating into MNDPQSWVAPLTRLSASLSPLVMTQKKHYGEVLHPTRWWGRMPFLFWLVALFVGFLERKRARLTPVMRALLMTRVSQVCHCAFCVDANSLRLAERCGAMEKVLAVANWQASSLFTPEERIALAYADAVTATPPQVDDALKAQMKQYFSDDVISEMTALLAFQNLSARFNAALDIPSQGLCDSLKGVPRA
- a CDS encoding CDP-alcohol phosphatidyltransferase family protein, with amino-acid sequence MLDRHLHPRLKPLLHRCAGVLDRPGISPDGLTLVGFALGVLALPFLALGWYLAALVVIVLNRLLDGLDGALARRRGLTDAGGFLDIALDFLFYALVPFGFILADPQHNALAGSWLLFAFIGTGSSFLAFAALAAKHNIDNPGYAHKSFYYLGGLTEGTETIALFVLGCLFPTYFAVLAWIFGALCWMTTMTRVWSGYLTLKGLQRQNG